In Alphaproteobacteria bacterium, one genomic interval encodes:
- a CDS encoding arylmalonate decarboxylase: MPDSLGYRMKFGVIAPSTNTSVQPEFDAMAPSGITNHMSRIHVPDNLIANDDDFNKLIGEIAEAQDAAIERVMTCHPGHIVMGISAETFWDGLEASKKLKKHIETIAGVGVTMGSEASQAALKAYGAKKIAVITPYQPVGDKNVKRFFEECGFDVVRIKGLKAKSPVLIAHFSENELRDAIMEVNGDDVDAIIQAGTNLAMARLAGIAESWLNKPVIAINTATYWHALRTNGFDDRRSGFGSLLSAH, from the coding sequence ATGCCGGATTCGCTGGGATATCGCATGAAATTCGGGGTGATCGCCCCCTCGACGAACACCTCGGTTCAACCTGAATTCGATGCCATGGCACCGTCGGGCATTACCAACCACATGTCGCGTATCCACGTCCCCGACAACCTGATCGCCAACGACGACGATTTCAATAAGCTGATCGGGGAAATCGCCGAGGCCCAGGATGCCGCGATCGAGCGGGTCATGACCTGCCATCCTGGGCACATCGTCATGGGCATTTCGGCTGAAACCTTCTGGGACGGCCTTGAAGCCTCCAAGAAGCTCAAGAAACACATCGAGACGATCGCCGGGGTCGGGGTCACGATGGGATCGGAGGCGAGCCAAGCCGCGCTCAAGGCTTACGGCGCGAAAAAGATCGCGGTGATCACGCCATACCAGCCGGTCGGCGACAAGAACGTGAAACGGTTCTTCGAGGAATGCGGCTTCGATGTCGTGCGGATCAAGGGGCTCAAAGCCAAAAGCCCGGTCCTGATCGCCCATTTCAGCGAGAACGAATTGCGCGATGCGATCATGGAGGTCAACGGCGACGACGTCGATGCGATCATCCAAGCCGGTACTAACCTTGCGATGGCGCGCCTCGCGGGGATCGCGGAGAGTTGGCTCAACAAACCAGTGATTGCAATCAATACGGCAACCTACTGGCATGCCCTGCGGACCAACGGATTCGACGATCGGCGGAGCGGGTTCGGAAGCCTTCTTTCAGCGCACTGA
- a CDS encoding M20 aminoacylase family protein: MADRWTSWEDDLTALRRDIHAHPETAFEEFRTADLVAERLESYGIEVHRGLAKTGVVGVLKAGTGNRAIGLRADMDALPIEELNDFDHRSTHRGKMHACGHDGHTTMLLGAARYLAETREFDGTVHFIFQPAEENEGGGGVMVEEGLFEKFPCESVYGMHNMPGLDVGRFAVRQGPIMAAFDRFTVHIQGKGSHAALPQTGIDPIVVGAQLVTAWQSLVSRATDPIDSVVLSVTKFHGGDAYNVIPDRIELGGTIRTFRTDTRDRMERQLREMGERLCAAFGASFEMRYDRCYPATVNTGDETGYAAAAAAKVVGAANVDPNTPPLMGSEDFAFMLQARPGCYILIGNGAGENACMVHNPHYDFNDDILTLGARYWVQLAHDLLPVRA; the protein is encoded by the coding sequence ATGGCAGACCGGTGGACATCTTGGGAGGACGATCTGACGGCGCTGCGGCGCGATATCCACGCCCACCCCGAGACGGCGTTCGAGGAATTCCGTACCGCCGATTTGGTGGCTGAGCGGCTCGAGTCCTATGGGATCGAGGTCCATCGCGGCCTGGCCAAGACCGGTGTCGTCGGCGTTCTCAAGGCTGGCACAGGGAACCGCGCCATTGGGTTGCGAGCCGACATGGACGCACTGCCGATCGAAGAGCTTAACGACTTCGACCATCGGTCGACCCACCGGGGCAAGATGCATGCCTGCGGTCACGACGGCCACACCACGATGCTGCTGGGGGCGGCGCGGTACCTCGCCGAGACCCGCGAATTCGACGGCACCGTCCATTTTATTTTCCAACCCGCAGAGGAGAACGAGGGCGGCGGCGGGGTGATGGTCGAGGAAGGGCTGTTCGAGAAATTTCCCTGCGAATCGGTTTACGGCATGCACAACATGCCGGGACTGGATGTCGGGCGCTTTGCCGTCCGCCAAGGGCCGATCATGGCTGCCTTCGATCGGTTCACCGTGCATATCCAGGGCAAGGGGTCGCACGCGGCGTTGCCGCAAACCGGGATCGATCCGATCGTCGTCGGCGCCCAGTTGGTCACCGCCTGGCAGTCCCTGGTCAGTCGCGCCACCGATCCAATCGACTCGGTCGTGCTGAGCGTAACCAAGTTCCACGGAGGGGATGCCTATAACGTCATTCCCGACCGCATCGAACTGGGCGGTACGATCCGCACCTTTCGCACCGATACCCGCGACCGAATGGAGCGTCAATTGCGCGAGATGGGCGAGCGTTTGTGTGCGGCGTTCGGGGCATCCTTCGAGATGCGGTACGACCGCTGCTATCCGGCGACGGTCAATACCGGCGACGAAACCGGCTATGCCGCAGCGGCCGCCGCCAAGGTCGTCGGCGCGGCCAACGTCGATCCGAACACGCCGCCGCTAATGGGTTCGGAGGACTTTGCCTTCATGCTGCAAGCGCGACCGGGGTGCTACATTCTGATCGGCAACGGTGCGGGGGAGAACGCATGCATGGTCCACAACCCGCATTACGACTTTAACGACGACATCCTGACGCTGGGTGCCCGTTACTGGGTGCAACTGGCGCACGACCTGTTGCCGGTTCGCGCCTAG
- a CDS encoding acetoacetate decarboxylase family protein, with amino-acid sequence MASTRKGKAKSTASKALPLKRSNGKPAKTKASTTSATAHLLKSAQITPTEPTWVPRPSGPKKKIKPEGWSTPFASSPYTKPPHPMDPARMICVEFEPDPEAAWASVPDPLQWAEGTTALCCIGDNRQMPTSLKFQEGMIVLKVKLGDELGSYIPYIWTSTDEAMIAAREVSGRPKLVCDHNELQIMGSGVNAKITRRGETIMRASVTLEDTCELKDVPLGGNWLSVRKVQMPEEGRPALKQVIRQGLSGSFKAHSVWRGRGFCELPGQAMSDIWKLNPKNTGRAWMIDVSWDLKLGKIVWENWVPAVVE; translated from the coding sequence ATGGCGTCGACGCGTAAGGGCAAGGCGAAATCAACGGCAAGCAAGGCTTTGCCGTTGAAGCGAAGCAACGGGAAACCGGCCAAGACAAAGGCGTCTACGACAAGTGCCACGGCACATCTGTTGAAGAGCGCCCAGATCACCCCGACCGAACCGACCTGGGTGCCACGCCCGTCGGGGCCGAAGAAAAAGATCAAGCCGGAGGGCTGGAGCACGCCGTTCGCGAGCTCGCCCTATACCAAACCGCCGCACCCGATGGATCCGGCACGGATGATTTGCGTCGAGTTCGAGCCCGATCCCGAAGCGGCGTGGGCGTCGGTCCCCGATCCGCTGCAATGGGCGGAAGGTACGACGGCGTTGTGCTGTATCGGTGACAACCGCCAGATGCCGACCTCGCTCAAGTTCCAGGAGGGCATGATCGTCCTCAAGGTCAAGCTCGGCGACGAGCTTGGCAGCTACATTCCCTACATCTGGACCTCGACGGACGAGGCGATGATCGCGGCGCGCGAAGTTTCGGGCCGGCCCAAGCTGGTGTGCGACCATAACGAGCTGCAGATCATGGGCAGCGGCGTCAACGCCAAGATCACGCGGCGAGGCGAGACCATCATGCGCGCCTCGGTCACGCTGGAGGATACGTGCGAGCTGAAGGACGTACCGCTCGGTGGCAACTGGTTGTCGGTGCGCAAGGTGCAGATGCCCGAAGAAGGGCGTCCGGCGTTGAAACAGGTGATCCGCCAGGGCCTGTCGGGCTCGTTCAAGGCGCATTCGGTGTGGCGCGGCCGCGGCTTTTGCGAACTGCCGGGTCAAGCCATGTCGGACATTTGGAAACTCAATCCCAAGAACACCGGTCGGGCTTGGATGATCGACGTGAGCTGGGATTTAAAATTGGGCAAGATCGTCTGGGAAAACTGGGTCCCGGCGGTCGTGGAATAA
- a CDS encoding amidohydrolase family protein, with the protein MARPNGQIIIDSDSHVEEADDVWNHLDPAYAHRRPVIVQHPGLPGPYAQDAYWLIDGQMFPRPYGYGPLIYGTPVSSKFAKSKKFSIESQTVVPPSARIADMDKLGIDIQVLFPTIFLDMLSLDMQFEAALMGSYNTWAAETCAAFPQRLKFAAPIPVRSPALAVEELRRVKKLGAAAMLVYGSAGEQFLHEPQFDPIWAEAEALDMPVAMHVGWNMPSVHKKMDTIFASATFVAVPMMFGLFSMIGGGILERHPKLRVGFFEAGADWLPYLVPRMERYWGVYSSKGWPGTPKRNPTEWLAGGNIYFSCEGDERYLPDVAEMLGEDHLMTSADLPHEEALEDSIAEIEQRPDLSDTLKRKILEENPARFFGF; encoded by the coding sequence ATGGCCCGCCCCAACGGACAGATCATTATCGACTCGGACTCCCACGTCGAAGAGGCCGACGACGTCTGGAACCACCTCGACCCGGCCTACGCCCATCGCCGGCCGGTCATCGTGCAGCACCCCGGTCTACCCGGCCCCTACGCCCAGGACGCCTATTGGCTGATCGACGGCCAGATGTTCCCACGCCCTTACGGCTATGGCCCACTGATCTACGGCACCCCCGTCAGTTCGAAATTCGCCAAATCGAAAAAATTCTCGATCGAAAGCCAAACCGTCGTCCCGCCGTCAGCCCGCATCGCCGACATGGACAAGCTCGGGATCGACATCCAGGTGCTGTTTCCCACGATCTTTCTCGACATGCTGTCGCTCGACATGCAGTTCGAAGCGGCCCTCATGGGCAGCTACAACACCTGGGCCGCCGAAACCTGTGCGGCCTTTCCCCAGCGCCTCAAGTTCGCCGCGCCCATTCCGGTGCGCAGTCCGGCACTGGCAGTCGAGGAGCTACGCCGGGTCAAGAAACTTGGTGCCGCCGCAATGCTGGTCTACGGCAGCGCCGGGGAACAGTTCCTCCACGAACCGCAGTTCGATCCGATCTGGGCCGAGGCAGAGGCGCTGGACATGCCGGTTGCCATGCACGTCGGCTGGAACATGCCCTCGGTCCACAAGAAAATGGACACGATCTTCGCGTCCGCCACCTTCGTCGCGGTCCCGATGATGTTCGGTCTATTCTCCATGATCGGCGGCGGCATCCTCGAGCGCCACCCCAAACTCCGGGTCGGGTTCTTCGAGGCCGGCGCCGACTGGCTGCCCTACCTCGTGCCGCGCATGGAACGCTACTGGGGTGTCTATTCGTCGAAGGGCTGGCCCGGCACGCCCAAGCGCAATCCCACCGAGTGGCTGGCCGGCGGCAACATCTACTTTTCGTGCGAAGGCGACGAACGCTACCTCCCCGACGTCGCCGAGATGCTCGGCGAAGACCACTTGATGACCTCGGCCGATCTACCGCACGAAGAAGCGCTGGAGGATTCCATCGCAGAGATCGAGCAGCGCCCCGACCTGTCGGACACCCTCAAACGCAAAATTCTGGAAGAAAACCCGGCGCGGTTCTTTGGGTTTTAG
- a CDS encoding cupin domain-containing protein, with protein MRPYTFLDTNKMEWEQGEQPGLFTKMLSHDPENGARTAFQCIDPKRGYKPPPSAHYHHMDEELLVIKGTFTFDGENWLGPKSYCFHPAETVHGFRSRIDDEAWFLSRCSKELDFCLHPDTDTDTPYPLNGKVDPRGVTVLADPEAGDWIDVKDATGKVTLRRRLLSKHPETGEGSMLVRFLPGWESPNGDHFHTVYEELFVLEGSMETDDGATYGAGTYLFKPPLTVQSRPASKGGALAYINFGGKLDFVPASRLDEYKN; from the coding sequence ATGCGCCCCTATACTTTCCTCGATACCAACAAGATGGAGTGGGAGCAGGGTGAACAGCCGGGCCTGTTCACCAAGATGCTGAGCCACGACCCCGAGAACGGCGCGCGCACCGCGTTCCAGTGCATCGATCCCAAGCGCGGCTACAAGCCGCCGCCAAGCGCGCACTATCACCACATGGACGAAGAGTTGTTGGTCATCAAAGGCACCTTCACCTTCGACGGCGAGAACTGGCTTGGCCCCAAATCCTATTGCTTCCACCCGGCCGAAACCGTGCACGGATTCCGTAGCCGGATCGACGATGAGGCCTGGTTCCTTTCACGGTGCAGCAAGGAGCTCGACTTCTGTCTGCACCCTGATACCGACACCGATACGCCGTATCCGTTGAACGGCAAAGTGGACCCGCGCGGCGTCACCGTGCTGGCCGACCCCGAGGCAGGAGACTGGATCGACGTGAAGGATGCGACCGGCAAGGTCACGCTCCGGCGGCGCCTGCTGAGCAAGCACCCCGAAACCGGCGAGGGGTCGATGCTGGTACGCTTCCTGCCGGGCTGGGAAAGCCCCAACGGCGATCATTTCCACACCGTGTACGAGGAATTGTTCGTCCTCGAAGGGAGCATGGAGACCGACGACGGCGCGACCTATGGGGCCGGCACCTACCTGTTCAAGCCGCCGCTGACCGTGCAGTCCCGCCCCGCAAGTAAGGGCGGTGCGCTGGCCTATATCAACTTCGGCGGTAAGCTGGATTTCGTTCCGGCGAGCCGGTTGGACGAGTACAAAAACTAA
- a CDS encoding TAXI family TRAP transporter solute-binding subunit produces the protein MKLTTFLATAAATVLIAAAASAQTVGIGTTKGGATAQTSTGIAQIVTEHSGLRMLPQPMGGTQQYIPMVNNGELEFGIANMMQTIMAYEGVGLSEGDGKFDNLRLVATMMQFRVGLIVRADSGINSVKDLKGKRVPTGYSAAPLFALIMEGMLANGGLTLDDVQGVPVTALIPGVNAFKEGKVDAVIGGVGAGFVDDAAAAVGGLKFISFDTSPAMAKAFADKAPRTYLAAVEPGLTGIETPTNVMFFDYMLWTHKDASEDVVYKVTKAMYDNEAQLHGFGPLWETHSSKTMAKDQGMPYHPGAIKYYKEVSAWPGS, from the coding sequence ATGAAATTGACCACTTTCCTCGCCACCGCCGCGGCAACGGTATTGATCGCCGCCGCCGCGTCTGCGCAAACCGTCGGAATCGGTACCACCAAAGGCGGCGCCACCGCGCAAACCTCTACCGGCATCGCGCAAATCGTGACCGAGCACTCCGGCCTTCGGATGCTGCCGCAGCCAATGGGCGGGACGCAGCAGTACATTCCCATGGTCAACAACGGCGAGCTTGAATTCGGTATCGCCAACATGATGCAGACGATCATGGCCTATGAGGGCGTCGGACTTTCAGAAGGTGATGGGAAGTTCGATAACCTCCGGTTAGTCGCGACGATGATGCAATTCCGCGTCGGTCTGATCGTCCGTGCCGACTCAGGCATCAACTCGGTCAAAGACCTCAAGGGCAAACGGGTCCCCACCGGTTACAGCGCGGCCCCGTTGTTCGCACTTATCATGGAGGGCATGCTCGCCAACGGCGGGTTAACTCTCGACGACGTTCAGGGCGTACCGGTGACGGCGCTCATCCCCGGCGTCAACGCCTTCAAAGAAGGTAAGGTGGACGCGGTGATCGGCGGCGTCGGTGCAGGTTTCGTCGACGATGCGGCGGCGGCCGTAGGTGGCCTCAAGTTCATCTCGTTCGATACTTCGCCAGCCATGGCAAAGGCTTTCGCCGACAAAGCGCCGCGTACCTACCTTGCGGCGGTAGAGCCAGGACTGACCGGTATTGAAACACCGACCAACGTCATGTTCTTCGACTACATGCTTTGGACCCACAAGGACGCTTCAGAAGATGTGGTCTACAAGGTCACCAAGGCCATGTACGACAATGAAGCGCAGCTTCATGGTTTTGGCCCCCTGTGGGAGACTCATTCCTCCAAGACCATGGCCAAGGACCAGGGCATGCCCTACCACCCTGGCGCGATCAAATATTACAAGGAAGTCTCCGCCTGGCCGGGTAGCTGA
- a CDS encoding TRAP transporter fused permease subunit, whose protein sequence is MTSIPVHRITPILGTILTVVALAMAGDVPFHFGIAIFDQQALGIVLGLGLAIVFINIPARRSAGVERKAPIIDVALAVLAAAMGIFFAIRYPVLSNEYYFHQTETFLIGIVLIPLVIEALRRTAGMGLVTILVVFLLYGLGADLVPGQLQGRAQGFPQLTSYLGVDYNAMFGLPLVIITGVVILFIFLGQLLLRSGGSEWFTDVAIALTGRSRGGSAKIAVVASGMFGSISGSAVSNVASTGVLTIPLMRRGGYSAPAAGAFEAVASTGGQIMPPIMGAAAFLMAERLAIGYSEVIVAALLPALLYYFAVFIQADIEAARRNIPPIPREQMRPILQVLREGWFFALPFAVLIVSLFWLNRRPETAALWAAGSLIVVSIVFGYKGKRINVRDVLQCLSGTGAVAVDIIVVGAMAGLIIGVIEITGLSFGLTFLLVQVGKGSLLLLLLLTALVSIILGMGMPTTAIYLIVATLAAPPLRELGIDPIAADMFVLYFGLLSMITPPVAIAAFTAANLAGARPMQTALLACRYGWPAFIVPFLFVLSPSLLLQGSVLEVAQAVVTAVAGVWLASAGFGGFFRRRLDLAGRIVLSVAGLALLVPANAFDGAIWVEIGGIVLALLGVLRETMGSQKRPT, encoded by the coding sequence ATGACTAGTATTCCGGTGCATCGAATCACGCCCATCTTGGGCACGATACTGACGGTTGTTGCCTTGGCGATGGCCGGCGACGTTCCATTTCATTTCGGCATCGCGATCTTCGACCAACAAGCCCTCGGTATCGTCCTCGGGCTCGGCTTGGCCATCGTGTTCATCAACATCCCGGCTCGCCGCAGCGCGGGTGTGGAGCGAAAGGCGCCGATCATCGACGTCGCTCTCGCCGTGCTCGCCGCGGCAATGGGCATCTTTTTCGCGATCCGCTACCCCGTCCTTTCCAACGAGTACTACTTCCACCAGACAGAGACCTTTCTCATCGGAATTGTTCTCATTCCCCTGGTGATCGAGGCGCTGCGACGCACCGCAGGAATGGGACTAGTCACGATATTGGTTGTGTTCCTCCTTTACGGGCTGGGCGCCGACCTAGTGCCGGGACAATTGCAGGGACGCGCCCAGGGATTCCCCCAACTCACCTCCTATCTCGGCGTCGACTACAACGCGATGTTCGGACTTCCCCTGGTCATCATCACGGGAGTCGTCATTCTTTTTATCTTCCTCGGGCAGCTTTTGTTGCGCTCCGGCGGGTCTGAATGGTTTACCGACGTCGCCATTGCATTGACTGGACGTTCGCGCGGCGGGTCTGCCAAGATTGCCGTCGTCGCCTCGGGGATGTTCGGCTCGATCTCCGGTAGCGCGGTATCCAACGTCGCGTCGACCGGCGTTCTCACCATCCCCCTGATGCGCCGGGGCGGCTACTCCGCTCCGGCTGCCGGGGCTTTCGAGGCGGTCGCGTCGACCGGTGGCCAGATCATGCCGCCGATCATGGGCGCGGCGGCGTTCCTGATGGCAGAACGCCTAGCGATCGGCTATTCCGAGGTGATCGTCGCCGCCTTGCTGCCGGCCCTGCTCTACTATTTCGCGGTCTTCATCCAGGCCGACATCGAAGCCGCGCGACGCAACATCCCACCGATCCCGCGCGAACAGATGCGCCCCATACTCCAGGTATTGCGTGAAGGTTGGTTTTTCGCGCTGCCCTTCGCGGTTCTCATCGTTTCGCTGTTCTGGCTCAACCGGCGACCGGAGACGGCCGCGCTTTGGGCGGCCGGTTCGCTGATCGTGGTTTCCATCGTGTTCGGCTACAAGGGAAAGCGTATCAACGTCCGCGACGTCCTTCAGTGCCTGTCGGGTACCGGCGCCGTCGCAGTAGACATCATTGTCGTTGGCGCTATGGCGGGCCTCATTATCGGGGTCATCGAAATAACCGGGCTATCCTTCGGCCTGACCTTCCTCCTCGTGCAAGTGGGTAAGGGTAGCCTCCTCCTTCTTCTGCTCCTGACCGCACTGGTCTCGATCATTCTCGGTATGGGGATGCCAACGACGGCGATCTACTTGATCGTCGCAACGCTGGCGGCACCTCCGCTGCGCGAACTCGGGATCGACCCTATCGCCGCCGACATGTTTGTTCTGTATTTCGGGCTCCTGTCGATGATCACGCCACCTGTAGCGATCGCGGCGTTTACCGCGGCAAACTTGGCGGGGGCGCGACCGATGCAAACCGCCTTGCTCGCCTGTCGCTATGGCTGGCCTGCCTTCATCGTGCCGTTCCTTTTCGTGCTCTCGCCAAGCCTTCTGCTTCAAGGTTCAGTTCTTGAGGTCGCCCAGGCGGTGGTGACGGCAGTGGCCGGCGTATGGCTCGCCTCAGCCGGCTTCGGTGGCTTTTTCCGCAGACGCCTAGATTTGGCCGGACGCATCGTGCTTTCGGTAGCCGGTCTCGCGTTGTTGGTACCTGCGAACGCCTTCGACGGCGCCATCTGGGTAGAGATCGGCGGCATTGTCCTTGCGCTTCTCGGCGTGTTGCGCGAGACCATGGGCAGCCAAAAGCGGCCAACATAG
- a CDS encoding SDR family oxidoreductase, producing MAQPLDGKVAIVTGAGGGLGRAQAHALARLGAQVIAHDRDAEAVANTVAALLAEGASGEAAIGDIADTAAFRQAAADIERRHGRIDILVNNAGIGGGEPFEDVSEARFDEIFRTNVRAPFFAAQAVIGGMKARGWGRIVNISSLIALRGADGNPHYAGSKTALFGFTRSWAIEFAPYGITVNTVVPSFIETPMATAHFDDAEFARRAAANPAQRLATPEDVAGVVAYLAGPGAAFVNGQTISPNGGDFVGAM from the coding sequence ATGGCTCAACCCCTCGACGGCAAGGTCGCCATTGTCACCGGCGCGGGCGGCGGCCTGGGCCGCGCACAGGCCCACGCCCTGGCCCGATTGGGGGCGCAAGTGATCGCCCACGATCGCGACGCCGAAGCGGTCGCCAATACGGTCGCGGCCCTCTTGGCCGAGGGCGCCAGCGGCGAAGCCGCGATCGGCGACATTGCCGATACCGCCGCCTTCCGGCAGGCCGCCGCCGACATCGAACGGCGCCACGGCCGCATCGACATCCTCGTCAACAATGCCGGCATTGGCGGCGGCGAACCCTTCGAGGACGTCAGCGAAGCGCGTTTCGACGAGATCTTCCGCACCAACGTCCGCGCACCGTTCTTTGCCGCCCAGGCCGTGATCGGCGGCATGAAGGCCCGGGGCTGGGGGCGCATCGTCAATATTTCCTCGCTGATCGCGCTGCGCGGCGCCGACGGCAACCCGCACTACGCCGGCAGCAAGACTGCGTTGTTCGGCTTCACCCGCTCATGGGCGATCGAGTTCGCGCCCTACGGCATCACGGTCAATACCGTGGTCCCCTCTTTCATCGAAACGCCCATGGCGACCGCCCATTTCGACGACGCTGAATTCGCTCGGCGCGCCGCCGCCAACCCGGCCCAACGTCTTGCCACGCCCGAGGACGTCGCCGGCGTCGTCGCCTACCTTGCCGGCCCGGGTGCCGCGTTCGTCAACGGCCAAACCATCAGCCCCAACGGCGGCGACTTCGTCGGCGCGATGTAG
- a CDS encoding arylmalonate decarboxylase, translating into MPDSLGYRMKFGVIAPSTNTSVQPEFDRMRPEGVTNHMARIHIPDMPVANDDDFNELIKVIAEKQDEAVERLKTMHMDHLVMGMSAETFWDGLEGSAILQKHMEKVSGCGVTMGSDASQEALKVLSEQYGPIKRIACITPYMPVGDKNVRRFFEDLGFDVKTVLGLKCKSPVLIAHESEDRLREAIMEVNGDDVDAIVQAGTNLAMARLAGIAEKWLNKPVVAINTATYWHALRSNGIKDKVDGFGSLLSIH; encoded by the coding sequence ATGCCTGATTCACTGGGTTATCGGATGAAATTCGGGGTTATCGCCCCATCGACCAATACCTCGGTCCAGCCCGAATTCGATCGGATGCGCCCGGAAGGCGTGACCAACCACATGGCGCGGATCCATATCCCGGACATGCCGGTGGCCAACGACGACGACTTCAACGAACTGATCAAGGTGATCGCCGAGAAACAGGACGAAGCGGTCGAACGACTGAAGACCATGCACATGGATCATTTGGTCATGGGGATGTCGGCGGAAACGTTCTGGGACGGCCTCGAAGGCTCGGCCATCTTGCAAAAGCATATGGAGAAGGTGTCGGGCTGCGGCGTTACCATGGGGTCGGATGCCTCGCAAGAAGCGCTCAAAGTGCTGTCCGAACAGTACGGGCCGATCAAGCGGATCGCCTGCATCACGCCCTATATGCCGGTTGGCGATAAGAACGTGCGGCGTTTCTTCGAGGATCTTGGGTTCGATGTGAAGACCGTTCTGGGGCTGAAGTGCAAGAGTCCGGTGCTGATCGCCCATGAGTCCGAGGATCGCCTGCGCGAGGCTATCATGGAGGTCAACGGCGACGATGTGGACGCGATCGTCCAGGCCGGCACCAACCTCGCAATGGCGCGCCTTGCCGGCATCGCCGAGAAGTGGCTCAACAAGCCGGTCGTCGCGATCAATACAGCGACCTACTGGCACGCGCTGCGCAGCAACGGGATCAAGGACAAGGTCGACGGCTTCGGCTCGCTTCTATCGATCCACTAG
- a CDS encoding class I SAM-dependent methyltransferase, whose product MADQGAHGLLPDATHDESAQQGFIYSLKTHLQSNVIGGNAKVYAANVEPAFVKKNGRAPKDRHEVRASMAREPYYQMYSTLQKNLQMMSQDAVGDSIFRQLPGLIGAAKHIAARAKKKGSLRLNPDVAMPRYLTAVDIHFTPGSYYTDMAEDDVSAGARYDRGFFLYVMGALGKYNENMGVSSALWLKNNHPDFKPARILEMGCTAGNSLVPYVDMFPKAEVHGIDVGAPVLRYGHARAESMNKPIHFSQQNAEHTDFADDTFDLIVSHILLHETSRRGVYGIMKECHRLLKPGGMVIHLEAALRYAEMKPYDAFIRDWSTHNNAEPFWGTVKEMDLVEPALKAGFRKQDIIQDYTPLVTGTTYLMDTGRAANAGPKQFVYGAIKA is encoded by the coding sequence ATGGCTGATCAAGGCGCTCACGGCCTCCTGCCCGATGCCACCCACGACGAATCCGCGCAACAGGGGTTCATCTACAGTCTCAAGACTCATCTGCAATCCAACGTGATCGGCGGCAATGCCAAGGTCTATGCCGCCAACGTCGAACCCGCCTTCGTCAAAAAGAACGGCCGCGCGCCCAAGGATCGTCATGAGGTGCGCGCCAGCATGGCGCGCGAACCCTACTACCAGATGTATTCGACGCTGCAGAAAAACTTGCAGATGATGAGCCAGGACGCCGTCGGCGATAGCATCTTCCGTCAGCTGCCGGGCCTGATCGGCGCGGCGAAACACATCGCTGCGCGCGCAAAGAAAAAAGGATCTCTGCGGCTCAACCCCGATGTGGCAATGCCGCGCTATCTCACGGCGGTCGACATTCACTTTACGCCGGGCTCCTATTACACCGATATGGCCGAAGACGATGTCTCGGCGGGCGCAAGGTACGATCGCGGATTCTTCCTCTACGTCATGGGTGCCCTGGGCAAGTACAACGAGAACATGGGCGTCTCAAGCGCGCTGTGGCTCAAGAACAACCATCCTGATTTTAAGCCTGCGCGCATTCTCGAAATGGGATGCACGGCGGGGAACAGCTTGGTCCCCTATGTCGATATGTTTCCGAAGGCCGAGGTGCATGGCATCGACGTTGGCGCGCCGGTTCTGCGCTACGGACACGCCCGGGCGGAGTCGATGAACAAACCAATTCATTTCTCGCAACAGAACGCCGAACACACCGACTTCGCCGACGACACTTTCGATCTCATCGTCTCGCACATCCTGCTGCACGAAACTTCGCGCCGCGGTGTCTACGGAATCATGAAGGAATGCCACCGCCTCCTGAAACCGGGCGGCATGGTCATTCATCTCGAAGCGGCCCTACGCTATGCCGAAATGAAACCGTACGATGCGTTCATCCGCGACTGGTCCACCCACAACAACGCTGAGCCGTTCTGGGGCACCGTCAAGGAAATGGACCTGGTCGAGCCCGCGTTGAAGGCCGGCTTCCGAAAGCAAGATATCATCCAAGACTACACGCCCCTGGTGACCGGCACGACCTATCTGATGGACACCGGCCGTGCGGCCAATGCCGGTCCCAAACAGTTCGTTTACGGCGCGATTAAAGCCTAA